The following proteins are co-located in the Leishmania donovani BPK282A1 complete genome, chromosome 26 genome:
- a CDS encoding mitotubule-associated protein Gb4, putative, with the protein MTAVSVNENELVHLSVGDFVAILTHHMKDGKLHWILGSVETPPYLRDVEIRLWAKQRFEYYDEGDTPADPETAALMDRIAQVKDELRKSIDQAEDLTEQLRDRRAAIIQKIAEADRYVAESKAVRDAARDDVESISDRNWQELKSYRIPPKMVSVIIRAVMLLLSEDEARTWPHMQRVLRDFYFKRRITSYDPVTQLSPERRDYILQECVSKKSFRYDRAMQGSVAVGPIYYWVLAQLDSGEAQSQKEDVEQEKIARQKELRGVLKQISEQQERISEYQELMDDLDDQLRLCNQRNSDGSSVASHSRRRISISDRYAESFAAREGKEYLRPAFYAWKPTDRVIIVLRKNIVCNFGAVTSQEQEEGYNMSEPQIRMLDEALIRSQQALETICGDNEGEDDALEEDMLKQNDNETDHTVRKDEDILEERQRNAAEGKPTPIPTPQASDTNKVGIGAAEATSKLQRTFEGKNWHRILDRKREAIEAAFTEDSSECLKVPPYSIMIESLMVGSLIVDFSAQHDGQRSDAELQERVKTFEFPKVMSLYDEEDEEDDDGPEHQMKFGGDRWADMTPEHHDEIEAAFLADTSAATGALQDEIAVQDIRADADEGLTVDYSLLDKDRDPEEVQEQVDAYAYPAVWALYQRLAGLDAAAPIHQVRFRGERWADIMPGAEEAIRQAFAEDTADALGIAPQQVIPDEIRYEKGLTVPYTVLDCSLDGDEVDAKAEDYHYPNTWALYDRLVAEAVGAAYQKSFEGEHWETVLHAARPEVSEAFCTDTANAVKSEPGDVDPRSVDTDQNRLLVSYNVGDSQQRADEVRADTQEYPYPEVWALYQLVIAEEAEGTRKLSQTFDGEAWDAINAEMPEQVREAFTEDVSVATRVNPACVTIRDIKTSKKGMTVEYGIVREEGQSAYATRKAAKNFDYPVTWSLYEANKKSAPGHALSGFGEGESAIFERRFEGDDWDIVVEGCREELSDAFRADTARVLGVPKQSVRIISIEIGSPNVKYQLVDPPCEDREIERRMEEDELPEVMDLYRRCTRAEAEGATPALQDLEAMPPKVFDGDEWGFVMANQRAELEKAFVKDTADALGVSDDQVRVKEMKVGPYALRVQYSVRDCPSDEAAAQATVEDYAYPSMWEIYPDEEDLGNCQKTFDGTGWEAIVASREDDVRAAFAKDVAEALKAGEQSVVVKSVHANAEGLEVRYNVTSEACDSEQIMEMQQEYGYPNTWALYEEDEGNWVTTSHQLGFEGEDWVYVVQDKMPELQEAFVSCTAELFHLRPEHITNTKYTLGSLIVDFELTHPARMSEEEIRRQLVTCPYEPVWELYGYHPWVPTEVTETTHNICFEGPGWATVLESQREELEECFKQGTAAALEVEPSDVRIDSADCAEECLFIRTTVTHHIFQDNELLQEQLTRYPYEEVWKLYAEDPNQSWTLTSHQVGFDGDDWMYIVSAKKEALEKAFRTCTGESLDLTDEHITNIVFEANEAALLTTFEVKHPKEQSEKEVNRRLAECDYMRVWELYIDHPYNPEENEVTSHEIGFEGDEWNKVIATQLKQLEEAIMLDTSEALEVTPNDITSITTSFENGNLLIVRLNIQHPVLQDEELIKEQLSRYPYERVWALYEDAPITPLSEEDAVRFNGTGEGESAIFERRFEGDDWDIVVEGCPEELSDAFRAEAARVLGVPKQSVRIISTEIGSLIVKYQIVDPPCEDREIERRMEEDELPEVLNLYRRRIRAEDEGATTTSRVKPEGKKITTLEDCGFEGEDWDYVWSIKQEAMRTAFAKGVADALGIKPTDIQNINMEKSADGIVLGANVTHPLTQDYQMIRQTLKNHPFEELWALYETRPYNPAESVTTEHLIYFEGEEWDAVMAGKREEVVEAIRKDTASALELPADDVVSVCTKVEPTGLAATVVVSHSPLQDDELIYEELTKYDYERVWALYCPESGPLHGTKHFDGLNWADVIGSDKDGVMQAFRDDTAAAVSMRPDDVDVDDIRTTGLGMDVDYTVNLANTSGEDIEHTLRTYPYPNVWGHYRVEDEITTQQNCGFKGEDWDYVWSIKQEAMRKAFAKGVADALGIKPTDIQNINMEKSADGIVLGANVTHPLTQDYQMIRQTLKNHPFEELWALYETRPCGQGDLKSALGGTGDRESGRLQRLFEGDDWDLVLEGCPEDATDAFRKGVADSVHVSKSDVVVMAWHLGSLIMSYKVRNCDMEDAEINDRVRAHEFPELMALYRARVRHGQKGEGGATEGSPMRKEKVITVDIVDEAEVPEGYTRVALSVSFEGELWEKIVKTRTQELADAFRADTAKSIGAALGDIHIRECFVSKVLLLVHFSARYEATVSEAELRKKIDEHSYDNVWALYDEMEDALAADMSEVMVKHFVGVHWDFAMEACPTLVEEAFKEDTANVLRTHASKVLVEDIALGSLIVRFRVQGLTISEAEAMQMTGNYAYPKVWALYMSCEEANGRASLKSHKNGSGGGLSRRRAEQLVAEEGVESQDTVTYLRKALADARRERDMYMEQVEQAEEAQRASQNS; encoded by the coding sequence ATGACCGCAGTCAGTGTCAACGAAAATGAGCTGGTGCACCTCAGCGTGGGCGACTTTGTCGCCATCCTCACCCATCACATGAAGGATGGCAAGCTGCACTGGATCTTGGGCTCCGTCGAGACGCCACCGTACCTGCGCGATGTCGAGATCCGCCTGTGGGCGAAGCAGCGGTTCGAGTACTACGACGAGGGCGACACCCCGGCAGACCCGGAGACCGCGGCGCTGATGGATCGCATTGCCCAAGTGAAGGACGAACTCCGTAAGAGCATTGACCAGGCCGAGGACCTCAcagagcagctgcgcgaccgcCGCGCTGCCATTATTCAGAAGATCGCCGAGGCTGACAGGTACGTGGCGGAGTCGAAGGCCGtccgcgacgctgcgcgcgacgacgtcgaGAGCATCTCCGATCGCAACTGGCAGGAGCTGAAGTCGTACCGTATTCCACCCAAGATGGTGTCAGTAATAATTCGCGCCGTGATGTTGCTGCTCTCGGAGGACGAGGCCCGCACGTGGCCGCATATGCAGCGAGTGCTGCGCGACTTTTACTTCAAGCGCCGCATTACAAGCTACGACCCCGTTACGCAGCTCTCCCCTGAGCGCCGTGACTACATTCTGCAGGAGTGCGTGAGCAAGAAGAGCTTTCGCTATGACCGCGCCATGCAGGGTAGCGTGGCGGTGGGCCCCATCTACTACTGGGTGCTGGCTCAgctcgacagcggcgaggccCAGTCGCAGAAGGAAGACGTCGAGCAGGAGAAAATTGCACGCCAGAAAGAGCTGCGCGGTGTGCTGAAGCAAATTAGCGAGCAACAGGAGCGGATATCGGAATACCAGGAGCTCATGGATGACCTGGACGAtcagctgcgcctgtgcAACCAGCgcaacagcgacggcagctccgtcgcctcgcactcgcgccgccgcatctcGATCAGCGACCGCTATGCGGAGAGCTTCGCAGCtcgagaggggaaggagtACCTTCGTCCAGCCTTCTACGCATGGAAGCCGACGGACCGCGTCATCATTGTGCTTCGCAAGAATATCGTCTGCAACTtcggcgccgtcacctcgcaggagcaggaggagggctACAACATGAGCGAGCCGCAGATCCGCATGCTGGATGAAGCCCTCATACGCTCTCAGCAGGCCCTGGAGACGATTTGCGGCGACAACGAGGGCGAGGACGATGCCCTCGAGGAGGACATGCTCAAGCAGAACGACAACGAGACCGACCACACGGTGCGCAAAGATGAGGACATTCTGGAAGAGCGCCAGCGCAACGCTGCTGAGGGCAAGCCCACGCCGATTCCGACGCCGCAGGCGAGCGACACGAACAAGGTCGGCATaggcgccgccgaggcgacGTCGAAGCTTCAGCGCACGTTTGAGGGAAAGAACTGGCACCGCATTCTCGACCGCAAGCGTGAGGCCATCGAGGCTGCTTTCACAGAGGACTCCTCAGAGTGCCTGAAAGTGCCGCCGTACTCGATCATGATCGAAAGCCTCATGGTCGGGAGCCTTATCGTCGACTTCTCGGCCCAGCACGACGGCCAGCGCTCCgacgcggagctgcaggagcgtgTGAAGACTTTCGAGTTCCCGAAGGTCATGTCACTCTACgatgaggaggacgaggaggacgacgatgGCCCGGAGCATCAGATGAAGTTCGGCGGCGACCGCTGGGCCGACATGACCCCGGAGCACCATGACGAGATCGAGGCCGCTTTCCTGGCGGACACAAGCGCCGCGACTGGTGCGCTGCAGGACGAGATTGCCGTCCAAGACATTCGCGCTGACGCGGACGAAGGCCTCACGGTGGACTACTCGCTGCTGGACAAGGACCGTGACCCCGAGGAAGTGCAGGAGCAAGTGGACGCTTACGCATACCCTGCTGTGTGGGCTCTGTACCAGCGGCTCGCTGGGctggacgcggcggcgccgatccACCAGGTGCGCTTCCGCGGCGAGCGATGGGCGGACATCATGCCCGGGGCTGAAGAGGCGATCAGGCAGGCGTTTGCTGAGGACACCGCCGACGCGCTCGGCattgcgccgcagcaggtaATCCCCGACGAGATCCGCTACGAGAAGGGACTGACGGTTCCCTACACCGTGCTCGACTGCTCGCTGGATGGCGACGAGGTCGATGCCAAGGCGGAGGACTATCATTACCCCAACACGTGGGCGCTGTACGACCGCCTTGTGGCGGAGGCCGTCGGCGCGGCCTACCAGAAGAGCTTCGAGGGCGAGCACTGGgagacggtgctgcacgCGGCGCGGCCAGAGGTGTCAGAAGCATTTTGCACAGACACGGCGAACGCCGTCAAGTCCGAGCCCGGCGACGTCGACCCTCGCTCGGTCGACACTGACCAGAACCGCCTGCTCGTCTCCTACAACGTTGGCGactcgcagcagcgtgccgATGAGGTGCGTGCGGACACCCAGGAGTACCCCTACCCAGAAGTGTGGGCGTTGTACCAGCTCGTCAtcgcggaggaggccgaaGGCACGCGGAAGCTGTCCCAGACGTTCGACGGAGAGGCGTGGGACGCGATCAACGCGGAGATGCCGGAGCAGGTGCGCGAGGCCTTCACGGAGGATGTGTCTGTCGCCACTCGCGTCAATCCGGCATGCGTGACGATACGCGACATCAAGACGAGCAAGAAGGGCATGACCGTTGAGTATGGTATTGTTCGTGAAGAGGGTCAGTCCGCGTACGCGACGCGCAAGGCAGCGAAGAACTTCGACTACCCGGTTACATGGAGCCTGTACGAGGCGAACAAGAAGAGCGCGCCGGGGCACGCCCTCAGCGGGTTTGGCGAGGGCGAGTCTGCCATCTTCGAGCGCCGCTTCGAGGGCGATGACTGGGACATCGTTGTCGAGGGCTGTCGTGAGGAGCTCAGTGACGCCTTCCGCGCGGATacggcgcgtgtgctgggTGTGCCGAAGCAGAGCGTGCGCATCATCAGCATAGAGATAGGCAGCCCGAACGTCAAGTACCAGCTCGTAGACCCGCCGTGTGAGGACAGAGAGATCGAGCGGCGcatggaggaggacgagTTACCTGAGGTGATGGATCTGTACCGTcgctgcacacgcgctgaGGCCGAGGGTgcgacaccggcgctgcaggaccttgaggcgatgccgccgaagGTGTTCGACGGAGACGAGTGGGGCTTTGTAATGGCGAACCAGCGcgcggagctggagaaggcgtTCGTGAAGGACACGGCCGACGCCCTTGGTGTGAGCGATGACCAGGTGAGGGTGAAGGAGATGAAGGTGGGTCCGTACGCGCTGCGGGTGCAGTACAGCGTGCGCGACTGCCCATCCgacgaagcggcggcgcaggcgacCGTGGAGGACTACGCTTACCCATCCATGTGGGAGATCTACCCGGACGAGGAGGATCTGGGCAACTGCCAGAAGACGTTCGACGGCACAGGCTGGGAGGCAATCGTTGCCTCCCGCGAGGATGACGTGAGGGCGGCCTTCGCGAAGGACGTGGCTGAAGCCCTCAAAGCGGGCGAGCAGAGTGTTGTGGTCAAGTCCGTCCACGCCAACGCTGAGGGCCTCGAGGTGCGCTACAACGTGACGAGCGAGGCGTGCGATAGCGAGCAGATTATGGAGATGCAGCAGGAGTACGGCTACCCGAACACGTGGGCGCTCTATGAGGAAGACGAAGGCAACTGGGTGACAACGTCGCACCAGCTTGGCTTCGAGGGCGAGGACTGGGTGTACGTCGTGCAGGACAAGATGCCAGAGCTGCAAGAGGCGTTTGTCAGTTGCACCGCCGAACTATTTCATCTGCGTCCGGAGCACATTACGAATACCAAGTACACATTGGGCAGCCTCATCGTGGACTTTGAGCTCACACACCCGGCGAGGatgagcgaggaggagatcaGGAGGCAGCTCGTCACGTGCCCGTACGAGCCGGTCTGGGAACTCTACGGTTACCACCCCTGGGTCCCGACGGAGGTCACGGAGACGACGCACAATATCTGCTTCGAGGGGCCGGGCTGGGCGACCGTGCTGGAGTCACAGCGCGAGGAGCTAGAGGAGTGCTTCAAGCagggcacggcggcggcgctcgaggTCGAGCCGTCTGACGTGCGCATCGACTCGGCCGACTGCGCCGAGGAGTGCCTGTTCATCCGCACAACCGTCACCCACCACATCTTCCAGGACAACGAGCtcctgcaggagcagcttACCCGCTACCCATACGAGGAGGTCTGGAAACTCTACGCCGAGGACCCGAACCAGAGCTGGACTCTCACCTCGCACCAGGTCGGGTTTGACGGCGATGACTGGATGTACATTGTGTCTGCCAAGAAAGAGGCGCTGGAAAAGGCCTTCCGCACGTGCACTGGTGAATCCCTAGACCTGACGGACGAGCACATTACGAACATCGTCTTTGAGGCcaacgaggcggcgctgctgaccACCTTCGAGGTGAAGCACCCGAAGGAGCAGTCGGAGAAGGAGGTGAACCGGCGACTCGCCGAGTGCGACTATATGCGGGTGTGGGAGCTGTACATTGATCACCCGTACAACCCGGAGGAGAACGAGGTGACATCGCATGAGATCGGCTTCGAGGGCGATGAGTGGAACAAGGTAATTGCGACAcagctgaagcagctcgAGGAGGCCATCATGCTCGACACGTCCGAGGCTCTCGAGGTGACGCCGAACGACATCACGTCGATCACGACTAGCTTCGAGAACGGAAACCTACTAATCGTGCGCCTCAACATCCAGCACCCGGTGCTACAGGACGAGGAGCTGATCAAAGAGCAGCTGAGCCGCTACCCGTACGAGCGTGTGTGGGCACTTTACGAGGATGCGCCTATCACTCCTCTTAGCGAGGAAGACGCGGTCAGATTTAACGGTACCGGCGAGGGCGAGTCTGCCATCTTCGAGCGCCGCTTCGAGGGCGATGACTGGGACATCGTTGTCGAAGGCTGCCCTGAGGAGCTCAGTGACGCCTTccgcgcggaggcggcgcgtgtgctgggTGTGCCGAAGCAGAGCGTGCGCATCATCAGCACAGAGATAGGCAGCCTGATCGTCAAGTACCAGATCGTAGACCCGCCGTGTGAGGACAGAGAGATCGAGCGGCGcatggaggaggacgagTTACCTGAGGTGTTGAATCTGTACCGTCGTCGCATACGCGCTGAGGACGAGGGTGCGACCACGACGAGCCGCGTAAAGCCCGAGGGGAAGAAGATAACGACCCTGGAGGACTGCGGGTTTGAGGGTGAGGACTGGGACTACGTGTGGTCGATCAAGCAGGAGGCGATGCGCACGGCCTTTGCAAAGGGTGTCGCGGACGCGCTGGGAATCAAGCCGACGGACATCCAGAACATCAACATGGAGAAGTCGGCGGACGGCATCGTGCTCGGTGCGAACGTGACGCACCCGCTGACGCAAGACTACCAGATGATCCGGCAGACGCTGAAGAACCACCCGTTCGAGGAGTTGTGGGCGCTATACGAGACGCGGCCATACAACCCAGCTGAGTCCGTGACCACGGAGCACCTCATCTACTTCGAGGGCGAGGAATGGGACGCTGTGATGGCGGGCAAacgcgaggaggtggtggaggcgatcCGTAAGGATACAGCGAgtgcgctggagctgccGGCGGACGACGTAGTGAGCGTGTGTACGAAGGTGGAGCCGACTGGACTGGCCGCTACGGTCGTCGTGAGTcactcgccgctgcaggacgATGAACTGATTTACGAGGAGCTGACCAAGTACGACTACGAGCGCGTGTGGGCGCTGTACTGCCCTGAGAGTGGGCCACTGCATGGCACGAAGCACTTCGACGGCTTGAACTGGGCGGACGTAATCGGGAGCGACAAGGATGGTGTGATGCAGGCGTTTCGCGACGAtacggccgctgccgttaGCATGCGTCCGGACGATGTGGATGTGGACGACATCCGTACGACAGGCTTGGGCATGGATGTGGACTACACGGTGAACCTCGCCAACACGAGCGGGGAGGACATTGAGCATACGCTGCGGACGTACCCGTACCCGAACGTTTGGGGCCACTACCGTGTCGAAGATGAGATAACGACGCAGCAGAACTGCGGGTTCAAGGGTGAGGACTGGGACTACGTGTGGTCGATCAAGCAGGAGGCGATGCGCAAGGCCTTTGCAAAGGGTGTCGCGGACGCGCTGGGGATCAAGCCGACGGACATCCAGAACATCAACATGGAGAAGTCGGCGGACGGCATCGTGCTCGGTGCGAACGTGACGCACCCGCTGACGCAAGACTACCAGATGATCCGGCAGACGCTGAAGAACCACCCGTTCGAGGAGTTGTGGGCGCTGTACGAGACGCGGCCATGCGGCCAGGGCGATCTGAAGAGCGCCCTTGGCGGAACAGGCGACCGCGAGTCTggccggctgcagcgtctcTTCGAAGGCGATGACTGGGACCTCGTACTGGAGGGCTGCCCAGAGGACGCTACGGACGCCTTCCGAAAGGGTGTGGCGGACTCCGTGCACGTGTCGAAGTCGGACGTCGTTGTAATGGCGTGGCACCTGGGCAGCCTTATCATGAGTTACAAGGTGCGCAACTGCGACATGGAGGATGCCGAGATCAACGATAGGGTCCGTGCACACGAATTCCCGGAGCTGATGGCGTTGTaccgtgcgcgcgtgcgccacggCCAAAAGGGCGAGGGCGGTGCCACAGAGGGCAGCCCAATGCGTAAGGAGAAAGTGATTACTGTCGACATAGTTGACGAGGCTGAGGTGCCGGAGGGGTACACGCGTGTCGCGCTGAGTGTCAGCTTCGAAGGGGAGCTCTGGGAGAAGATTGTAAAGACGCGGACGCAGGAGTTGGCGGATGCTTTCCGCGCTGACACTGCCAAGTCCATTGGCGCTGCTCTGGGGGATATCCACATTCGCGAGTGCTTTGTGAGCAAGGTGCTTCTGTTGGTGCACTTCAGCGCCCGCTATGAGGCGACGGTATCCGAGGCTGAGCTGCGCAAGAAGATTGATGAACACTCCTACGACAATGTCTGGGCCCTCTACGACGAGATGGAGGATGCTCTCGCAGCCGACATGTCGGAGGTCATGGTCAAGCACTTCGTCGGCGTTCACTGGGACTTTGCGATGGAGGCGTGCCCGACGCTTGTCGAGGAGGCCTTCAAGGAAGACACCGCCAATGTGCTGCGCACTCATGCCTCGAAGGTGCTCGTTGAGGACATCGCTCTGGGCAGCCTCATCGTGCGCTTCCGCGTGCAAGGGCTGACGATCTCGGAGGCGGAAGCGATGCAGATGACGGGCAACTACGCCTACCCGAAGGTGTGGGCTCTGTACATGTCCTGTGAGGAGGCGAACGGCCGTGCTTCATTGAAAAGCCACAAAAATGGAAGCGGAGGTGGCTTGTCGCGCCGACGGGCTGAGCAGCTTgtagcggaggagggcgtggaGTCTCAGGACACCGTGACATATCTGCGCAAGGCCCTTGCCGATGCTCGCCGCGAGCGTGACATGTACATGGAGCAGGTGGAACaagccgaggaggcgcagcgcgctAGTCAGAATAGTTAA
- a CDS encoding electon transport protein SCO1/SCO2, putative — protein sequence MLTRRLITQRRLRKACRGGLDGLAGAPVASCSSLQWYSTGACARSPHNKGAGFPTTALRCVLSHYDACRAPIVTASPIRSSATFSCALSGSWRHASNTARSGGKDMDIVDQEKPIHIRVAEQRDSQIYTYSEYVEKHELEERAGRTISEAVDEMRDNPVWMLWALGFLTLGVVTVVISIRIRREQMRFDPKLRAVKSFDSPEGPSIGGPFSLVDVRTGKRVTDVDMKGKWLYIYFGFTNCPDVCPEEMAKMARVIKHLDKKVGKDYWQPIFISLDPKRDTPAKIREYLSDFSPRIMGLVGTQAEVEAAARQYRVYFAIPDEEAMSEDDYLVDHSIIMYLIDPEGRFSDYTTKEFQWFESYSKLLRRMMDYERHKATVEQQRAQRGEAPLADGEAPANLEIANLASMLDNAEAKAMEEEALHHQPKGLSSLRS from the coding sequence ATGCTCACTCGACGACTTATaacgcagcgccgccttcgcaAGGCGTGCCGTGGGGGGCTCGACGGGCTCGCCGGCGCACCTGTTGCTTCGTGTAGCTCTTTGCAATGGTACAGCACCGGCGCCTGCGCTCGCTCCCCACACAACAAAGGTGCCGGCTTCCCCACCACTGCTCTCCGGTGTGTCTTGAGTCACTACGACGCGTGCCGTGCCCCCATCGTGACCGCTTCGCCGATACGATCGAGTGCGACCTTCAGTTGCGCCTTGTCTGGGAGCTGGCGGCACGCCTCCAACACcgcccgcagcggcggcaaagacATGGACATCGTGGATCAGGAGAAGCCGATTCACATCCGTGTTGCGGAGCAGAGGGATAGCCAAATCTACACGTACAGCGAGTACGTTGAGAAGCACGAGTTGGAGGAGCGAGCGGGGCGGACGATAAGCGAGGCCGTGGATGAGATGCGCGACAACCCCGTGTGGATGCTGTGGGCACTGGGATTTCTGACGCTCGGTGTCGTGACCGTCGTCATATCGATTCGGATACGCCGGGAACAGATGCGCTTTGACCCAAAACTGCGCGCGGTGAAATCCTTCGACAGCCCAGAGGGGCCCAGCATCGGTGGGCCGTTCAGCTTGGTGGACGTCAGGACGGGAAAGCGTGTCACGGATGTGGACATGAAGGGCAAGTGGCTGTACATATACTTTGGGTTCACGAACTGCCCTGACGTGTGCCCggaggagatggcgaagATGGCCCGCGTCATCAAGCACCTCGACAAGAAGGTCGGAAAAGACTACTGGCAGCCCATCTTTATCTCCCTCGACCCGAAGCGCGACACGCCGGCGAAGATACGAGAGTACTTGAGCGACTTCTCGCCACGCATCATGGGCCTGGTGGGGACGCAGGCCGAggtcgaggcggcggcccggCAGTACCGCGTCTACTTCGCCATCCCAGATGAGGAGGCCATGTCCGAGGACGACTACCTGGTGGACCATTCCATCATCATGTACCTCATCGACCCCGAGGGGCGCTTCTCCGACTACACCACGAAGGAGTTCCAGTGGTTTGAGAGCTACAgcaagctgctgcgccgcatgaTGGACTACGAGCGGCATAAAGCGAcagtggagcagcagcgtgcgcagcgcggtgAGGCCCCGCTGGCAGATGGAGAGGCACCTGCCAACTTGGAGATTGCGAATTTGGCGTCGATGCTCGACAACGCCGAAGCcaaggcgatggaggaggaggcgctgcatcATCAGCCGAAGGGTTTGTCGTCGCTTCGATCATGA